One segment of Halanaerobiaceae bacterium ANBcell28 DNA contains the following:
- the glgP gene encoding alpha-glucan family phosphorylase, whose amino-acid sequence MTVKEKSNVAYFCMEYGLHSDFKIYAGGLGILAGDYLKAAKDMELPVLGVGILWKQGYTQQLIDSNGKVYDSYPNYKYDFLEDTKVKVKVKIRGRDVYCKVWQVNNFDNNPLILLDTDLPENNDQWISGQLYGWFGEERIAQEMVLGIAGVRALRELDFEPDVYHFNEGHAVFAGIELIREKMEEEGMDFEEAWEETREEIVFTTHTPIIQGNEEHPHKLLEYMGAYQNLSLEQMAAIGGVPFNMTVAGLRLSYISNGVSELHSKTANKMWEDVDNSSEIIPITNGVHRPSWVSSKIIDCYQDKDKLWTVHMENKEELINYVKEKTGQQLKKDLLLIGFSRRAAPYKRGTFIFSELEKIEAYLKDSRIQIIFSGKAHPLDDVGKKIVAKQYAMAKKYPKSVVFLEDYSMEIGSYLVKGCDLWLNNPRRPKEACGTSGIKAAMNGVLNFSTLDGWWPEAYQEGKNGWQLGNGKEAADFEGKEKEKVKKQDLNDLKSLYNILLEEIVPSYYQSREKWLEMMQNSIESTYDKFSAQRMLKDYYKKMYDIDEYNIYKY is encoded by the coding sequence TTGACTGTCAAAGAAAAGTCTAATGTAGCATACTTCTGTATGGAATATGGTTTGCATAGTGATTTTAAGATTTATGCTGGAGGATTAGGGATATTGGCTGGAGACTATTTAAAAGCAGCTAAAGATATGGAACTTCCAGTACTTGGTGTTGGTATTTTGTGGAAACAGGGATACACTCAACAATTAATAGACAGTAATGGCAAGGTTTATGATTCTTACCCAAATTATAAGTATGATTTTTTAGAGGATACTAAGGTCAAAGTGAAAGTTAAAATTCGGGGAAGAGATGTTTATTGTAAGGTTTGGCAGGTAAATAATTTTGACAATAATCCTTTGATTCTTCTAGATACAGATCTCCCGGAAAATAATGATCAGTGGATTAGCGGTCAGCTTTATGGCTGGTTTGGAGAAGAAAGAATAGCTCAGGAAATGGTCCTGGGAATAGCTGGTGTTCGTGCCTTAAGAGAGTTGGATTTTGAGCCAGATGTATATCATTTTAATGAAGGTCATGCTGTTTTTGCAGGAATAGAATTGATTAGAGAAAAGATGGAAGAAGAAGGTATGGATTTTGAGGAAGCCTGGGAAGAAACTAGAGAAGAAATTGTTTTTACGACACATACACCTATAATTCAGGGTAATGAAGAGCACCCTCATAAATTACTGGAATATATGGGGGCATATCAAAATTTATCTTTGGAACAGATGGCTGCTATCGGTGGTGTTCCATTTAATATGACTGTAGCAGGATTACGCTTATCATATATAAGTAATGGAGTGAGTGAATTACATAGTAAAACAGCCAATAAAATGTGGGAAGATGTTGATAATAGTTCTGAGATTATTCCAATTACTAATGGTGTACATCGACCTAGCTGGGTGTCTTCAAAAATTATTGATTGCTATCAAGATAAAGATAAATTATGGACTGTTCATATGGAAAACAAGGAAGAGTTAATAAACTATGTTAAAGAAAAAACAGGTCAGCAGTTAAAGAAAGACCTATTACTGATTGGATTTTCTAGAAGAGCAGCGCCTTATAAAAGAGGTACTTTTATCTTTTCTGAACTTGAAAAAATAGAAGCGTATTTGAAAGATTCTCGAATTCAAATTATTTTTTCTGGAAAGGCCCATCCCCTCGATGATGTAGGAAAAAAGATTGTGGCAAAACAATATGCTATGGCAAAAAAATATCCTAAAAGCGTGGTTTTTCTAGAAGATTATAGTATGGAAATAGGTTCTTATTTGGTTAAAGGCTGCGATCTTTGGCTGAATAATCCAAGAAGGCCTAAAGAAGCTTGTGGTACATCTGGTATCAAAGCTGCTATGAATGGTGTCTTGAATTTTAGTACTTTAGATGGTTGGTGGCCGGAAGCTTATCAGGAAGGGAAAAACGGTTGGCAGTTGGGGAATGGTAAAGAGGCAGCTGACTTTGAAGGTAAAGAGAAGGAAAAAGTCAAGAAGCAGGATTTAAATGATTTGAAATCACTCTATAATATTCTATTAGAAGAGATAGTACCTTCTTACTATCAAAGTAGAGAAAAATGGCTTGAGATGATGCAAAATAGTATAGAATCTACATATGATAAATTTTCAGCGCAGAGAATGTTAAAAGATTATTATAAAAAAATGTACGATATAGATGAATATAATATATACAAGTATTAG
- a CDS encoding PPC domain-containing DNA-binding protein: MEYKKFANKYVIRMDKGEEIISTLKKFCEENQISLGRVSGIGAVNKASIGLFETKTKEYHSLELSGDHEITSLSGNISKMDGEVYLHLHANLADSSYNTKGGHLSQAFISATGEFIVEEIEGELDRKFSEEIGLNLLQF, from the coding sequence ATGGAATATAAAAAATTTGCTAACAAATATGTAATCAGAATGGACAAGGGTGAAGAAATAATAAGTACTTTAAAGAAATTTTGTGAAGAGAATCAGATTAGCCTAGGTAGGGTTTCAGGTATTGGTGCAGTTAATAAAGCCAGTATTGGTCTTTTTGAAACAAAAACAAAAGAGTATCATTCACTTGAATTAAGTGGTGATCATGAGATTACATCACTTAGTGGTAATATTTCTAAGATGGATGGTGAAGTATATCTACACCTTCATGCTAATCTTGCTGATAGTAGTTATAATACAAAAGGTGGGCATTTGAGTCAAGCCTTTATTAGTGCTACAGGGGAGTTTATTGTAGAGGAAATAGAAGGAGAACTTGATCGAAAATTTAGTGAAGAAATAGGTTTAAATCTTCTTCAGTTTTAA